One region of Candidatus Melainabacteria bacterium genomic DNA includes:
- a CDS encoding methyltransferase domain-containing protein codes for MKVSKKEFWDERYKKGTIPWDIGQVAPAFVKYFHSGKSQLAPTTTKKIAVLGCGRGYDAFSLAKNHKFKVYGFDFSESAIKFCNKIRKRKKLSNTYFYKADFFKNLKSKKWKNCFDYVIEHTTLCAIDPKRRKKYIELINHLLKPNGKLVGLFFIRPIKLGGPPFGINTKAVRELFKKDFIEVKKLHYEKCLHKGKLEGDEYLGVFEKKP; via the coding sequence ATGAAAGTAAGCAAGAAAGAATTTTGGGATGAAAGATATAAAAAAGGCACTATACCATGGGATATAGGGCAAGTTGCACCAGCATTTGTTAAATATTTCCACAGTGGCAAGTCGCAACTTGCCCCTACAACAACAAAAAAAATCGCAGTCCTTGGTTGTGGGAGAGGATACGATGCTTTTTCCCTTGCAAAAAATCACAAATTTAAAGTGTATGGATTTGATTTTTCAGAAAGTGCTATTAAATTTTGCAATAAAATAAGAAAAAGAAAAAAATTAAGCAATACTTACTTTTATAAAGCTGATTTCTTTAAAAACTTAAAAAGTAAAAAATGGAAAAATTGTTTTGATTATGTAATTGAACATACAACTTTATGTGCTATAGATCCCAAAAGAAGAAAAAAATATATTGAACTAATCAATCATCTCTTAAAACCAAATGGAAAATTAGTGGGACTATTTTTTATTAGACCAATTAAACTAGGAGGTCCACCATTTGGAATAAACACTAAAGCAGTTAGAGAATTATTTAAAAAAGATTTCATTGAGGTAAAAAAACTACACTACGAAAAGTGCTTACATAAAGGTAAATTAGAAGGAGATGAATATTTAGGAGTGTTTGAGAAGAAACCTTAA